A single window of Kitasatospora sp. HUAS MG31 DNA harbors:
- a CDS encoding ABC transporter family substrate-binding protein, translating to MGERIIGHRRNSRVAAAAAALLLAAGLAGCSSDRAAGPSVTDLTAADRAAVRDGGTVRWAVDAVPATLNVYQPAATPDSGLVARALLPSLFRLDEHARPSADPDYLVSAESTPPGQSPQTVTYRLNPKAVWSDGTPLSAADFTAQWKALAGTDAAYQTDHPAGYDRIESVAQGADPQEVRVELRQPYAAWRELFSPLYPAAATGTPEAFNQPLADSFRTSAGPFTLQTYDAVGGHALLVRNPRWWGDAAKAEAIDFLAVPAATRLDALDQGKLDVAGLTDSVDRAVPAGGKAAAPPDAAALAEASAQALKRAETLPGLRLHRAPAAAVTQLTLNSSRGPLTDPAVRRAVAKAVDRQKAATAALGPLGLSAVPLGNHLLVTGQDGYRDNSAAVGGTGSAELLDQAGWKGSGGTRTKDGKELDLGLLIPEGSTTARRTADALAADLAAAGITVHPQPVPVDGFVKDHLATGDFDLALFSWPASAYPGGEERALYTKPRPGPDGIPVVGLNYARTGSEELDQLLDRAGRELDPAAQRTLLQEADARIWQLAHSVPLYQRPDLVAVRDTVAGVGAYGFTTPRYQDLGFRKDG from the coding sequence ATGGGCGAGCGGATCATCGGACACCGCCGCAACAGCCGCGTGGCCGCCGCCGCGGCCGCCCTGCTGCTGGCCGCCGGCCTGGCCGGCTGCTCCTCCGACCGGGCCGCCGGGCCGTCCGTCACCGACCTGACCGCCGCGGACCGCGCGGCCGTCCGCGACGGCGGCACCGTGCGCTGGGCGGTGGACGCCGTCCCGGCCACGCTGAACGTCTACCAGCCGGCGGCCACCCCCGACTCCGGCCTGGTCGCCCGCGCCCTGCTGCCCAGCCTGTTCCGGCTGGACGAGCACGCCCGCCCCAGCGCCGACCCCGACTACCTGGTCTCGGCCGAGTCCACCCCGCCCGGCCAGAGCCCGCAGACCGTCACCTACCGGCTCAACCCCAAGGCCGTCTGGAGCGACGGCACCCCGCTGTCGGCCGCCGACTTCACCGCCCAGTGGAAGGCCCTGGCCGGCACCGACGCCGCCTACCAGACGGACCACCCCGCCGGGTACGACCGGATCGAGTCGGTCGCCCAGGGCGCCGACCCGCAGGAGGTCCGGGTGGAGCTGCGTCAGCCGTACGCGGCGTGGCGCGAGCTGTTCAGCCCGCTGTACCCGGCCGCCGCCACCGGCACCCCGGAGGCGTTCAACCAGCCGCTCGCCGACTCCTTCCGCACCTCGGCCGGCCCGTTCACGCTGCAGACGTACGACGCCGTCGGCGGCCACGCCCTGCTGGTGCGCAACCCGCGCTGGTGGGGGGACGCGGCGAAGGCCGAGGCGATCGACTTCCTGGCCGTCCCGGCCGCCACCCGGCTGGACGCGCTGGACCAGGGCAAGCTGGACGTCGCCGGGCTCACCGACTCGGTGGACCGGGCGGTGCCCGCCGGCGGCAAGGCCGCCGCGCCGCCGGACGCCGCCGCCCTCGCCGAGGCCTCCGCCCAGGCGCTGAAGCGGGCCGAGACCCTTCCCGGGCTGCGGCTGCACCGGGCCCCGGCGGCCGCCGTCACCCAGCTCACCCTGAACTCCTCCCGCGGCCCGCTCACCGACCCGGCCGTCCGCCGGGCGGTCGCCAAGGCCGTCGACCGGCAGAAGGCCGCCACCGCCGCCCTCGGCCCGCTCGGCCTGTCCGCCGTCCCGCTCGGCAACCACCTGCTGGTCACCGGGCAGGACGGCTACCGGGACAACAGCGCCGCGGTGGGCGGCACCGGCTCCGCCGAACTGCTCGACCAGGCCGGCTGGAAGGGCTCCGGCGGCACCCGGACCAAGGACGGGAAGGAGCTCGACCTCGGCCTGCTGATCCCCGAGGGCTCCACCACCGCCCGCCGCACCGCCGACGCGCTGGCCGCCGACCTGGCCGCCGCGGGCATCACGGTCCACCCGCAGCCTGTCCCGGTGGACGGCTTCGTCAAGGACCACCTGGCCACCGGCGACTTCGACCTGGCGCTGTTCTCCTGGCCCGCCAGCGCCTACCCCGGCGGCGAGGAGCGCGCCCTCTACACCAAGCCCCGGCCCGGCCCGGACGGCATCCCGGTGGTCGGCCTGAACTACGCCCGCACCGGCAGCGAGGAGCTCGACCAGCTGCTCGACCGGGCCGGCCGCGAGCTCGACCCGGCCGCCCAGCGCACCCTGCTCCAGGAGGCCGACGCCCGGATCTGGCAGCTGGCCCACTCCGTTCCGCTCTACCAGCGACCCGACCTGGTCGCCGTCCGCGACACCGTCGCCGGCGTGGGCGCGTACGGCTTCACCACCCCCCGCTACCAGGACCTGGGCTTCCGCAAGGACGGCTGA
- the typA gene encoding translational GTPase TypA: protein MPTRNDIRNVAIVAHVDHGKTTLVDAMLKQAGAFAAHQQLDDRMMDSNDLEREKGITILAKNTAVKYHPKDGGAPITINIIDTPGHADFGGEVERGLSMVDAVVLLVDASEGPLPQTRFVLRKALTARLPVILCINKTDRPDARIDEVINETYDLFLDLDADEDQIEFPIVYACARDGVASLTKPENGTVPADSTSLEPFFSTILEHVPAPVYDEGAPLQAHVTNLDADNFLGRIALLRVEQGELRKGQTVAWIKRDGSIQNVRISELLMTEALTRKPAEVAGPGDICAVAGISEIMIGETLADTENPIALPLITVDEPAISMTIGTNTSPLVGKGGSGKGADAKSGAKVDRKVTARQVKDRLDRELIGNVSLRVLDTERPDAWEVQGRGELALAILIETMRREGFELTVGKPQVVTREINGKTHEPVERLTVDVPEEHMGAVTQLMGIRKGRMDNMSNHGSGWVRMEFVVPSRGLIGFRTEFLTNTRGTGIAHSIHEGYEPWFGALTTRNNGSLVADRAGVVTAFAMTNLQERGVLFTDPGTEVYEGMIVGENSRSDDMDVNITKEKKLTNMRSSTADVAESIVPPRKLSLEQSLEFCREDECIEVTPETVRIRKVVLDQKERGRTASRAKKG from the coding sequence ATGCCCACGCGTAACGACATCCGTAACGTCGCCATCGTCGCCCACGTCGACCACGGCAAGACCACCCTGGTCGACGCCATGCTGAAGCAGGCCGGCGCCTTCGCCGCCCACCAGCAGCTCGACGACCGCATGATGGACTCCAACGACCTGGAGCGCGAGAAGGGCATCACCATTCTCGCCAAGAACACCGCGGTCAAGTACCACCCCAAGGACGGTGGCGCGCCGATCACCATCAACATCATCGACACCCCGGGCCACGCCGACTTCGGTGGCGAGGTCGAGCGCGGTCTGTCGATGGTGGACGCGGTCGTCCTGCTGGTCGACGCCTCCGAGGGCCCGCTGCCGCAGACCCGCTTCGTGCTGCGCAAGGCGCTCACGGCCCGCCTGCCCGTCATCCTCTGCATCAACAAGACCGACCGACCGGACGCCCGGATCGACGAGGTCATCAACGAGACCTACGACCTGTTCCTGGACCTGGACGCGGACGAGGACCAGATCGAGTTCCCGATCGTCTACGCCTGCGCCCGCGACGGCGTCGCCTCGCTGACCAAGCCGGAGAACGGCACCGTCCCGGCCGACTCCACCAGCCTGGAGCCGTTCTTCTCCACCATCCTGGAGCACGTCCCGGCCCCGGTCTACGACGAGGGCGCCCCGCTGCAGGCCCACGTCACCAACCTGGACGCCGACAACTTCCTCGGCCGCATCGCGCTGCTGCGCGTCGAGCAGGGCGAGCTGCGCAAGGGCCAGACGGTGGCCTGGATCAAGCGTGACGGCTCGATCCAGAACGTCCGCATCTCCGAGCTGCTGATGACCGAGGCGCTCACCCGCAAGCCGGCCGAGGTGGCGGGCCCCGGTGACATCTGCGCCGTCGCCGGCATCTCCGAGATCATGATCGGCGAGACCCTGGCCGACACCGAGAACCCGATCGCGCTGCCGCTGATCACGGTGGACGAGCCGGCGATCTCGATGACCATCGGCACCAACACCTCGCCGCTGGTCGGCAAGGGCGGCTCCGGTAAGGGCGCGGACGCCAAGTCCGGCGCCAAGGTGGACCGCAAGGTCACCGCCCGCCAGGTGAAGGACCGCCTGGACCGCGAGCTGATCGGTAACGTCTCGCTCCGTGTCCTGGACACCGAGCGCCCGGACGCCTGGGAGGTGCAGGGCCGCGGTGAGCTGGCGCTGGCCATCCTCATCGAGACCATGCGCCGCGAGGGCTTCGAGCTGACCGTCGGCAAGCCGCAGGTGGTCACCCGGGAGATCAACGGCAAGACCCACGAGCCGGTCGAGCGCCTCACCGTGGACGTGCCCGAGGAGCACATGGGTGCCGTCACCCAGCTGATGGGCATCCGCAAGGGCCGGATGGACAACATGTCCAACCACGGCTCGGGCTGGGTCCGCATGGAGTTCGTGGTGCCGTCCCGCGGTCTGATCGGATTCCGGACGGAGTTCCTCACCAACACCCGCGGCACCGGCATCGCGCACTCGATCCACGAGGGCTACGAGCCGTGGTTCGGCGCCCTGACGACCCGCAACAACGGCTCCCTGGTCGCCGACCGGGCCGGTGTGGTCACCGCCTTCGCGATGACCAACCTGCAGGAGCGCGGCGTGCTGTTCACCGACCCCGGCACCGAGGTGTACGAGGGCATGATCGTCGGCGAGAACTCGCGCTCCGACGACATGGACGTGAACATCACCAAGGAGAAGAAGCTCACCAACATGCGCTCCTCGACCGCCGACGTGGCCGAGTCCATCGTCCCGCCGCGCAAGCTGTCCCTGGAGCAGAGCCTGGAGTTCTGCCGTGAGGACGAGTGCATCGAGGTGACCCCGGAGACCGTGCGCATCCGCAAGGTCGTCCTGGACCAGAAGGAGCGCGGCCGCACGGCCTCGCGCGCCAAGAAGGGCTGA
- a CDS encoding peptide ABC transporter substrate-binding protein, giving the protein MRGASQAKWVVAAVAVALAATACGGGASGGGDAANGPVDAAGTFSYQSSEPQNPLQPANAMEVGGGRVIKSLFKGLVDYDPATGALRNQVAEKIETTDAQNYTVTLKSGWTFHDGTPVTAASFVDAWNWGANTKSGQINSDWFSDIAGYEAVHPEKGDPTAETMSGLKVVDDTHFTIQLTGPVSYFQYKLGYTAFSPLPKAFFTDPAKYGQNPVGNGPYKFVSWEHNKAITVAAYDQYAGADKPKNGGIVFKNYSQSEAAYKDLVSDNLDVLDQVDPADLASYKSDLGNRAVDQAQGAIQNISFAMYQADWQGVDKAKVRQGLSMAIDRETITKTVLNGSRQPADSWVAPGAMGYKAGTCGDACKYDPAKAKQLVTEGGGVPNNKITIVYNSDGGHKEWVDAVCNSIRQATGVECVGDPKPDFKTSRDLIKKKQVQSMMRTGWVQDYPLNANFLRDVYGTGAAANDAGYSSAEFDRFAAEADKATSVEKTAELYQQAEAQLAKDMPAIPLWYYKTTSGYSNNVQNVKFDSFGDPVFTQVEVKQK; this is encoded by the coding sequence ATGCGCGGTGCCAGCCAGGCCAAGTGGGTCGTCGCAGCTGTCGCGGTCGCTCTCGCAGCCACCGCCTGCGGCGGCGGCGCGTCCGGTGGCGGTGACGCGGCGAACGGCCCCGTCGACGCCGCGGGCACGTTCAGCTACCAGAGCAGCGAGCCGCAGAACCCGCTCCAGCCGGCCAACGCCATGGAGGTCGGCGGCGGACGTGTCATCAAGTCCCTGTTCAAGGGCCTGGTCGACTACGACCCCGCCACCGGCGCGCTGCGCAACCAGGTCGCCGAGAAGATCGAGACCACCGACGCGCAGAACTACACCGTCACCCTGAAGTCCGGCTGGACCTTCCACGACGGCACCCCGGTCACCGCCGCCTCCTTCGTCGACGCCTGGAACTGGGGCGCCAACACCAAGAGCGGCCAGATCAACTCGGACTGGTTCTCCGACATCGCCGGCTACGAGGCCGTCCACCCGGAGAAGGGCGACCCGACCGCCGAGACCATGTCCGGTCTCAAGGTCGTGGACGACACTCACTTCACCATCCAGCTGACCGGCCCGGTCTCGTACTTCCAGTACAAGCTCGGCTACACGGCCTTCTCGCCGCTGCCGAAGGCGTTCTTCACCGACCCGGCCAAGTACGGCCAGAACCCGGTCGGCAACGGCCCCTACAAGTTCGTCTCGTGGGAGCACAACAAGGCGATCACCGTCGCCGCGTACGACCAGTACGCGGGCGCCGACAAGCCGAAGAACGGCGGCATCGTCTTCAAGAACTACTCGCAGTCCGAGGCCGCCTACAAGGACCTGGTCTCCGACAACCTGGACGTGCTCGACCAGGTCGACCCGGCCGACCTCGCCTCCTACAAGAGCGACCTCGGCAACCGTGCGGTGGACCAGGCCCAGGGCGCCATCCAGAACATCTCCTTCGCGATGTACCAGGCCGACTGGCAGGGCGTCGACAAGGCCAAGGTCCGCCAGGGCCTGTCGATGGCGATCGACCGCGAGACCATCACCAAGACCGTGCTCAACGGCTCGCGCCAGCCCGCCGACAGCTGGGTCGCCCCGGGCGCCATGGGCTACAAGGCCGGCACCTGCGGCGACGCCTGCAAGTACGACCCGGCCAAGGCCAAGCAGCTGGTGACCGAGGGCGGCGGCGTCCCGAACAACAAGATCACCATCGTCTACAACTCCGACGGCGGCCACAAGGAGTGGGTGGACGCGGTCTGCAACTCCATCCGCCAGGCCACCGGCGTGGAGTGCGTCGGCGACCCGAAGCCGGACTTCAAGACCTCGCGCGACCTGATCAAGAAGAAGCAGGTCCAGAGCATGATGCGGACCGGCTGGGTGCAGGACTACCCGCTGAACGCCAACTTCCTGCGCGACGTCTACGGCACCGGTGCCGCGGCCAACGACGCCGGCTACTCCTCCGCCGAGTTCGACAGGTTCGCCGCCGAGGCGGACAAGGCGACCTCCGTGGAGAAGACCGCCGAGCTGTACCAGCAGGCCGAGGCCCAGCTGGCCAAGGACATGCCGGCCATCCCGCTCTGGTACTACAAGACGACCTCCGGCTACTCGAACAACGTCCAGAACGTGAAGTTCGACTCCTTCGGCGACCCGGTGTTCACCCAGGTCGAGGTCAAGCAGAAGTAA
- a CDS encoding ABC transporter permease — MGRFVARRLLQMIPVFVGTTTLIFFMVRVLPGDPVAAMWGDKAPDPAQLAAFKHRMGLDKSMIQQYLDYMGNLLTGDFGQTMAGRKVIDVIGEALPVTMRLALLAFAIELVLGVAIGLFAGLRRGKSFDKGTLLFTLLLISIPVPVLGFIFQNVFATNLGWVTPTVQNSENLGQLLLPAVVLGSLSLAYVARLTRTSIVENVKADYMRTAVAKGLPRRKVIGTHLLRNSMIPVVTFLGTDLGALMGGAIVTEGIFNVKGVGNALYHAINLKEGATVSGFVVVLVLVYLAASLIVDLLYAVLDPRIRYA; from the coding sequence ATGGGGCGCTTTGTCGCGAGGCGACTGCTCCAAATGATCCCGGTCTTCGTCGGGACGACCACGCTGATCTTCTTCATGGTCCGCGTGCTGCCCGGCGACCCGGTCGCGGCGATGTGGGGCGACAAGGCGCCGGACCCGGCCCAGCTCGCCGCCTTCAAGCACCGGATGGGCCTCGACAAGTCCATGATCCAGCAGTACCTGGACTACATGGGCAACCTGCTCACCGGCGACTTCGGCCAGACCATGGCCGGCCGCAAGGTCATCGACGTCATCGGTGAGGCCCTCCCGGTGACGATGCGCCTGGCCCTGCTGGCCTTCGCCATCGAGCTGGTGCTCGGCGTGGCGATCGGCCTGTTCGCCGGCCTGCGCCGCGGCAAGTCCTTCGACAAGGGCACCCTGCTCTTCACCCTGCTGCTGATCTCCATCCCGGTTCCGGTGCTCGGCTTCATCTTCCAGAACGTCTTCGCCACCAACCTGGGCTGGGTCACCCCCACCGTCCAGAACTCCGAGAACCTCGGCCAACTCCTGCTGCCCGCCGTGGTGCTGGGCTCGCTCTCGCTGGCGTACGTGGCGCGGCTCACCCGCACCTCGATCGTCGAGAACGTCAAGGCCGACTACATGCGCACCGCCGTCGCCAAGGGCCTGCCCCGGCGCAAGGTGATCGGCACCCACCTGCTGCGCAACTCGATGATCCCGGTGGTCACCTTCCTCGGCACCGACCTCGGCGCCCTGATGGGCGGCGCGATCGTCACCGAGGGCATCTTCAACGTCAAGGGCGTCGGCAACGCGCTGTACCACGCGATCAACCTCAAGGAGGGCGCGACCGTCTCCGGCTTCGTCGTCGTCCTGGTGCTCGTCTACCTCGCCGCCAGCCTGATCGTCGACCTGCTCTACGCGGTCCTGGACCCGAGGATCCGGTATGCCTGA
- a CDS encoding ABC transporter permease, giving the protein MPDLIEKKSADLPAQRSTESAEPKPEKARSLGLDAWHDLRRRPIFVISALLILLLIAIAIAPGLFTSADPRAGDLRHHFLTRPNYGHLFQPDWFGYDGQGRSIYARVIYGARASVVVGICVTAGVTVLGGLSGMLAGYFGGWVDTLVSRITDIFFGIPLLLGALVILNAFSVRTIWSVVFALVALGWTQMTRVMRGSVITVKQADYVTAAKALGAGTGRILFKHILPNAVAPVIVVATIALGGYIATEATLSFLGIGLQDPTISWGIDINSAQKVIRTAPFALFFPAGMLSVTVLAFIMLGDAVRDALDPKLR; this is encoded by the coding sequence ATGCCTGACCTGATCGAGAAGAAGAGCGCCGACCTCCCGGCGCAGCGCTCCACCGAGAGCGCCGAGCCCAAGCCGGAGAAGGCCCGCAGCCTCGGCCTGGACGCCTGGCACGACCTGCGCAGGCGCCCGATCTTCGTGATCTCCGCGCTGCTGATCCTGCTGCTGATCGCCATCGCGATCGCCCCCGGCCTGTTCACCTCGGCGGACCCCCGCGCCGGCGACCTGCGCCACCACTTCCTGACCCGGCCGAACTACGGGCACCTCTTCCAGCCCGACTGGTTCGGCTACGACGGCCAGGGCCGCTCGATCTACGCCCGCGTCATCTACGGCGCCCGCGCCTCGGTCGTGGTCGGCATCTGCGTCACCGCCGGCGTCACCGTCCTCGGCGGCCTGTCCGGCATGCTCGCCGGCTACTTCGGCGGCTGGGTCGACACGCTGGTCTCCCGGATCACCGACATCTTCTTCGGCATCCCGCTGCTGCTCGGCGCGCTGGTCATCCTCAACGCCTTCAGCGTCCGCACCATCTGGTCCGTGGTCTTCGCCCTGGTCGCCCTCGGCTGGACCCAGATGACCCGCGTGATGCGCGGCTCGGTGATCACCGTCAAGCAGGCCGACTACGTCACGGCCGCCAAGGCGCTCGGCGCCGGCACCGGCCGGATCCTGTTCAAGCACATCCTGCCGAACGCGGTCGCCCCGGTGATCGTGGTCGCCACCATCGCCCTCGGCGGCTACATCGCCACCGAGGCCACGCTGAGCTTCCTCGGCATCGGCCTGCAGGACCCGACCATCTCCTGGGGCATCGACATCAACTCGGCCCAGAAGGTCATCCGTACCGCGCCGTTCGCGCTGTTCTTCCCCGCCGGCATGCTGAGCGTCACCGTGCTCGCCTTCATCATGCTCGGCGACGCGGTGCGCGACGCCCTCGACCCGAAGCTGCGCTGA
- a CDS encoding ABC transporter ATP-binding protein, whose product MTTALKTTPETGARLVPGTPLLEVRDLHVEFKTRDGIAKAVNGVNYSVAAGETLAVLGESGSGKSVTAQTIMGILDMPPGRVTSGEILYRGQDMLTMSDEERRRIRGRKIAMIFQDALSSLNPVLSVGYQLGEMFRVHEGASRKEAKAKAVELMDRVRIPAAAQRVDDYPHQFSGGMRQRIMIAMAMALEPDLIIADEPTTALDVTVQAQVMDLLAELQAEHNMGLILITHDLGVVADVADKIAVMYAGRIVETSPVHELYKRPAHPYTRGLLRSIPRLDQKGEELYAIKGLPPNLYKVPAGCAFNPRCDIATDRCRTEIPALHQVTDTGGAEQAGRKSACHLWKETLHG is encoded by the coding sequence ATGACCACCGCACTGAAGACCACCCCGGAGACCGGCGCCCGCCTCGTCCCCGGTACCCCGCTGCTCGAAGTCCGCGACCTGCACGTGGAGTTCAAGACCCGCGACGGCATCGCCAAGGCCGTCAACGGCGTGAACTACTCGGTCGCCGCCGGCGAGACCCTCGCGGTCCTCGGCGAGTCCGGCTCCGGCAAGTCCGTCACCGCCCAGACCATCATGGGCATCCTCGACATGCCGCCCGGCCGGGTCACCTCCGGCGAGATCCTCTACCGCGGCCAGGACATGCTCACCATGTCCGACGAGGAGCGCCGGCGGATCCGCGGCCGCAAGATCGCGATGATCTTCCAGGACGCGCTCTCCTCGCTCAACCCCGTGCTCTCCGTCGGCTACCAGCTCGGCGAGATGTTCCGGGTGCACGAGGGCGCCTCCAGGAAGGAGGCCAAGGCCAAGGCCGTCGAGCTGATGGACCGGGTCCGCATCCCGGCCGCCGCCCAGCGGGTCGACGACTACCCGCACCAGTTCTCCGGCGGCATGCGCCAGCGCATCATGATCGCGATGGCGATGGCCCTGGAACCCGACCTGATCATCGCCGACGAGCCCACCACCGCCCTGGACGTCACCGTCCAGGCCCAGGTGATGGACCTGCTCGCCGAGCTCCAGGCCGAGCACAACATGGGCCTGATCCTGATCACCCACGACCTCGGCGTGGTCGCCGACGTGGCCGACAAGATCGCCGTGATGTACGCCGGCCGGATCGTCGAGACCTCCCCCGTCCACGAGCTCTACAAGCGCCCCGCCCACCCCTACACCCGCGGCCTGCTCCGCTCCATCCCGCGGCTGGACCAGAAGGGCGAGGAGCTCTACGCGATCAAGGGCCTGCCGCCGAACCTCTACAAGGTCCCGGCCGGCTGCGCCTTCAACCCGCGCTGCGACATCGCCACCGACCGCTGCCGCACCGAGATCCCCGCGCTGCACCAGGTCACCGACACCGGCGGCGCCGAGCAGGCCGGCCGCAAGAGCGCCTGCCACCTCTGGAAGGAGACCCTCCATGGCTGA
- a CDS encoding ABC transporter ATP-binding protein, translating to MAEPILEVKDLVKHYPLTQGILFKKQVGAVKAVDGISFTLDRGETLGIVGESGCGKSTLAKVLMNLERATSGQVLYKGEDISKLSGAALKAVRRNIQMVFQDPYTSLNPRMTVGDIIGEPFEIHPEVAPKGDRRKAVQDLLDVVGLNPEYINRYPHQFSGGQRQRIGIARGLALKPEVIICDEPVSALDVSVQAQVINLLEQLQKDFELSYMFIAHDLSIVRHISDRVGVMYLGKMVEIGSDEEIYEHATHPYTQALLSAVPVPDPSGREGRERIILSGDIPSPANPPSGCRFRTRCWKAEERCSTELPLLAVPELLEGPARHRSACHFAAERAVPVAA from the coding sequence ATGGCTGAGCCCATCCTGGAGGTCAAGGACCTGGTCAAGCACTACCCGCTGACCCAGGGCATCCTCTTCAAGAAGCAGGTCGGCGCGGTCAAGGCCGTCGACGGCATCTCCTTCACCCTCGACCGGGGCGAGACCCTCGGCATCGTCGGCGAGTCGGGCTGCGGCAAGTCCACCCTCGCCAAGGTGCTGATGAACCTGGAGCGGGCCACCTCCGGCCAGGTCCTCTACAAGGGCGAGGACATCTCCAAGCTGTCCGGCGCCGCCCTCAAGGCCGTCCGCCGCAACATCCAGATGGTCTTCCAGGACCCGTACACCTCGCTGAACCCGCGGATGACCGTCGGCGACATCATCGGCGAGCCCTTCGAGATCCACCCCGAGGTGGCGCCCAAGGGCGACCGCCGCAAGGCCGTCCAGGACCTGCTGGACGTGGTGGGCCTCAACCCGGAGTACATCAACCGGTACCCGCACCAGTTCTCCGGCGGCCAGCGCCAGCGCATCGGCATCGCCCGCGGGCTCGCCCTCAAGCCCGAGGTCATCATCTGCGACGAGCCGGTCTCCGCCCTGGACGTCTCGGTCCAGGCTCAGGTGATCAACCTCCTGGAGCAGCTCCAGAAGGACTTCGAGCTCTCCTACATGTTCATCGCCCACGACCTCTCGATCGTCCGGCACATCTCCGACCGGGTCGGCGTGATGTACCTGGGCAAGATGGTGGAGATCGGCTCGGACGAGGAGATCTACGAGCACGCCACCCACCCGTACACCCAGGCGCTGCTGTCCGCCGTGCCGGTGCCCGACCCCTCGGGCCGCGAGGGCCGCGAGCGGATCATCCTCTCCGGCGACATCCCCTCGCCGGCCAACCCGCCGAGCGGCTGCCGCTTCCGCACCCGCTGCTGGAAGGCCGAGGAGCGCTGCTCCACCGAGCTGCCGCTGCTCGCGGTGCCGGAGCTGCTGGAGGGCCCGGCCAGGCACCGGTCCGCGTGCCACTTCGCCGCCGAGCGGGCGGTGCCGGTCGCGGCCTGA
- a CDS encoding peptide ABC transporter substrate-binding protein, producing MPAGTRVRWAVIVATSVALLAAGCSSGGGSSSSSGNASGIVTAWWGDPQNPLEPANTNEVNGGAVIDMIFTGLVQYDPKTSEPSNANADSITSDDQQNWTVKLKPGWKFSDGTTVTAKSYVDAWNYGALSTNKQLNSSFFSYIQGYDQVAPESGNPTAQTLSGLKVVDDNTFTVALTQKFSTWPATLGYSAFVPLPASFFSNHAAYLEKPIGNGPYQIATWTKSQKMELRPFTDYSGPDKPKNGGIDLKVYTDTNAAYADLQAGNLDVDNGLPNAALKTVETDLNGRFLNTPAGIIQTVSFPLYQPQWSTPNAQKVRLGLAMAIDRATITKVVFNNTRTPASDWTSPVLGAAGGFKEGICGQACTYNPTMAKQLVQEGGGIPGGQLTISYNADGPHKEWVDAVCNSINNALGNTSACVGNPIGTFADFRNQVTTKKMTGPFRTGWQMDYPLIQNFLQPVYTTGASSNDSGYSSSQFDSLVNQANANADKSAAVGQFQDGEKLLATDLPAVPLWYQNGTVGWSARVDNVLLNPFSVPVYDQITVK from the coding sequence ATGCCTGCAGGCACCCGAGTCCGCTGGGCCGTGATCGTCGCGACAAGCGTGGCCCTGTTGGCCGCGGGTTGTAGCAGTGGTGGAGGCAGTAGCAGCAGCAGCGGCAATGCGAGCGGGATTGTCACGGCGTGGTGGGGCGACCCGCAGAACCCGCTGGAGCCCGCCAACACCAACGAGGTCAACGGCGGCGCCGTGATCGACATGATCTTCACGGGCCTGGTCCAGTACGACCCCAAGACCAGCGAGCCGAGCAACGCCAACGCCGATTCGATCACCTCGGACGACCAGCAGAACTGGACGGTCAAGCTCAAGCCCGGCTGGAAGTTCAGCGACGGCACCACGGTGACCGCCAAGTCCTACGTGGACGCCTGGAACTACGGAGCCCTCTCCACCAACAAGCAGCTGAACAGCAGCTTCTTCTCCTACATCCAGGGCTACGACCAGGTGGCGCCCGAATCCGGCAACCCGACGGCACAGACCCTGTCCGGCCTCAAGGTCGTCGACGACAACACCTTCACCGTCGCGCTCACCCAGAAGTTCTCCACCTGGCCCGCCACCCTCGGCTACTCGGCGTTCGTCCCGCTCCCGGCGAGCTTCTTCTCCAACCACGCGGCCTACCTCGAGAAGCCGATCGGCAACGGCCCGTACCAGATCGCCACCTGGACCAAGAGCCAGAAGATGGAGCTCCGGCCGTTCACCGACTACAGCGGCCCGGACAAGCCGAAGAACGGCGGCATCGACCTCAAGGTCTACACCGACACCAACGCCGCCTACGCCGACCTCCAGGCCGGCAACCTCGACGTCGACAACGGCCTGCCGAACGCCGCCCTGAAGACCGTCGAGACCGACCTCAACGGGCGCTTCCTCAACACCCCGGCCGGCATCATCCAGACCGTCTCCTTCCCGCTCTACCAGCCGCAGTGGAGCACCCCGAACGCCCAGAAGGTCCGGCTGGGCCTGGCGATGGCGATCGACCGCGCCACCATCACCAAGGTCGTCTTCAACAACACCCGCACCCCCGCCAGTGACTGGACCTCCCCGGTGCTCGGCGCTGCCGGCGGCTTCAAGGAAGGCATCTGCGGCCAGGCCTGCACCTACAACCCGACCATGGCCAAGCAGCTCGTCCAGGAGGGCGGCGGCATCCCCGGCGGCCAGCTCACCATCTCCTACAACGCCGACGGCCCCCACAAGGAGTGGGTCGACGCCGTCTGCAACAGCATCAACAACGCCCTCGGCAACACCAGCGCCTGCGTCGGCAACCCGATCGGCACCTTCGCGGACTTCCGCAACCAGGTCACCACCAAGAAGATGACCGGCCCGTTCCGCACCGGCTGGCAGATGGACTACCCGCTGATCCAGAACTTCCTGCAGCCCGTGTACACCACCGGCGCCTCCTCCAACGACTCGGGCTACAGCAGCTCGCAGTTCGACTCGCTGGTGAACCAGGCCAACGCCAATGCGGACAAGTCCGCCGCGGTCGGCCAGTTCCAGGACGGCGAGAAGCTGCTCGCCACCGACCTCCCGGCCGTCCCGCTCTGGTACCAGAACGGCACCGTCGGCTGGTCCGCCCGCGTCGACAACGTCCTGCTCAACCCGTTCAGCGTCCCGGTCTACGACCAGATCACCGTCAAGTAG